In Poecile atricapillus isolate bPoeAtr1 chromosome 12, bPoeAtr1.hap1, whole genome shotgun sequence, one DNA window encodes the following:
- the HPRT1 gene encoding hypoxanthine-guanine phosphoribosyltransferase produces the protein MATPSPCIVIGDDEQGYDLDLFCIPKHYADDLEKVYIPHGLIMDRTERLAREIMKGMGGHHIVALCVLKGGYKFFADLLDYIKALNRNSDKSIPMTVDFIRLKSYCNDQSTGDIKVIGGDDLSTLTGKNVLIVEDIIDTGKTMKTLLSLLKQYNPKMVKVASLLVKRTPRSVGYRPDFVGFEVPDKFVVGYALDYNEYFRDLNHICVISETGKQKYKA, from the exons ATGGcgacccccagcccctgcatCGTG ATTGGCGATGATGAACAAGGTTACGACCTGGATTTGTTCTGCATACCTAAACATTATGCAGATGATTTGGAAAAAGTCTATATTCCTCACGGGCTCATCATGGACAG GACGGAGAGACTGGCACGAGAAATTATGAAGGGCATGGGAGGACACCATATTGTGGCACTCTGTGTACTCAAGGGTGGCTATAAATTTTTTGCTGATTTATTAGACTACATCAAAGCCCTGAACAGAAACAGTGACAAATCAATCCCCATGACAGTCGACTTCATTAGGTTGAAGAGTTATTGT AATGATCAGTCAACTGGAGATATCAAAGTCATTGGGGGAGATGACCTCTCAACCTTGACTGGAAAG AATGTTTTGATCGTAGAA gataTAATTGATACTGGTAAAACAATGAAAACGTTGCTGTCTCTACTTAAACAGTACAATCCAAAGATGGTGAAAGTAGCCAG CTTGTTGGTGAAAAGAACTCCTCGAAGTGTGGGATATCGGCCGGACT TTGTTGGATTTGAAGTGCCAGACAAATTTGTTGTGGGATACGCCCTAGATTACAATGAATACTTCAGAGATTTGAAC caTATCTGTGTGATCAGCGAGACGGGGAAGCAGAAGTACAAAGCATGA